The Hemiscyllium ocellatum isolate sHemOce1 chromosome 20, sHemOce1.pat.X.cur, whole genome shotgun sequence region CAAGGTGTCAGCCAGATGAAAAAAAGTTTTGTCATTACTTAGGTAATTTTATATACAAAAATTGATGACCATTCTGGATTTGAATTCTGTTGTCTTGTGTTGCAGACTGCAGTCTCAATCCAGCTAGTTTTGCTTGTCCTGCGAGTAATTATAACTGCTCTTGCTGGGTGTGTCCACAGTGCGAAATTGGCAGCCCAACGTGACACATGGTCAAGCTCATTTGGGGGCTTTGAAGGTGCCAATTGAGAAACTGAGTGGTTAAACAAAGAGCCATTTGTTTAAGACTTTTACAAAATTTGTCCGTAATTCTTGACAATATTCAAAATTTTTATTGGTGCAGGATATTTATTCTGAATTGCAGGCAGTTTTCTATTTGTGTTTGAACAATCCAAGCTTCACTGAGTTTAGCGTAACTTCTCAGCTTTTGAATTCATTCTTCGAAAAATAAAGACTTTTCTGAAGCTTTTTTAACCTGTACTGATGTTTGTTTATATATTTGTATCCTGAAAATGCTTTGTGTTTAAAGCTTTCAAAGTCTTATTTTCAAAGGAATAGGTCACTGTCTTATTTCTCTAAACAAAATGCATCACTTAACGCTTTTTTATGTTGAAATGTGCTTGCTTATTTTCCAATTGTTTTGTAATGTTGTAGATGGTTGCCGTTACCACTGTCATTTCATGTCTGGTACCTTTTTAATATAAATACAATCCAAATGGATAAGAGGAAAGTCTAATTGATACCTGGATGTCCTTTTTAGAGCAAATTCTCACTGGTTCTGATCccaagtaaaaaaaaaacttggttaGATCATACAGGAtcgagggagaactagctatttggatacataCCTGTCTCGCCGGTAGAacacagaaggtggttgtggagggttgtttttcagcctggaggcctgtgaccaacagcGTACCACAagaattgatgctgggtccactgctttttgtcatttatataaatgattttgatgtgaacaaaggaggcatggttcgtaagtttgtagGTGAAATcaaaattagaggtatagtggatagtgaagaaggttatctcctgagtacaacaggatcttgatcagatgggccaatgggctgatgaatggcagatggagtttaaattagataaatgtgagatgcagctttttgaaaaggcaaatcagtgcaggacttgtgcacttaatggtaagattgtgggaagtattgctgaacaaagaaaccttggagtgcaaactcatagtttcttgaaagtagagttacagtagataggatcgtgaagaaggtgttttgtgtgcttgccttcattgatcagtacattgagtataggagttgggaggtcatgttgcagctgtggaggaaattagttaggccactgttggaatgctgcgtgcaattctggtactGTATTTCTAATGCTATGGCTCTAATTCAAAACACAGTACATTAAATTAATACCAATAAAGATGGTTCTTGTGGATAATGACTAGGAAAAatagtacttttttaaaaaaaaattgcggCATACAGAAAGGTTGACATTAGCAAGACTACATTTATTACCTGACTCAAAACAGCGTTGTAGTTTTTTAAAGGGCATTAGGAGTCAACAGACTGGTGAAGACTGATGGAGTAATTTGCTGTGACAGCAATGCAACATTTTATTTACTAGTGCTGGCCCATAGATGTAAGCACATATAATGAATTCAGTTTCAAATCTTTGTGTGATCTGACTTGAATTCACCATGCAACCTCTGATTCCAGTACACAACTGCACTACTTAGTGAGGTATACAGGACAAGTAGAGAAGCATTGCTTCTTTGAACTGGATCCATATATGGCCAATGAATAAATAATAGTTTCAGTAAGGGCAAAGAGATGTAATTCTCCAGCCTATGTGTTTGAGGCAGTGGATCAGTGTTTCCTTAAGTTCAGGTAATTAAGTTGAATGTGCCATTTAACAAATGCTCAGAAGTACTGTACTCCTGAGTGCTAAATAAGGAAAGAGTAATTAACTCTTTTGGTTTTATTCATTGAACAGTGAATGAGAAGTATGtggttttttttgttgcaaagatCAAGATCATCCAATTAGCCACTTGGACTGTTTCCTTCCTTCCACTCAACTGCTGGGTCTAAGTGTATGCAAGGTTAATCTCTCTTCCCACCTTCTCTCAAATGCCTTCTCTCATGCATCTTGTTCGATGCACCACCTGTTCTTGATCCTGTTCTTACGGAAGTTCTGACTGCATAACTTCCCTTCACTCCCAATTTAGTTATTCGTAGTTTTATGCCCTCAATACTGCATTGTTCCCTTCACCTTCAAATTGGCAGTCATCACcctctccatttttaaaaatcaagtatTCCTCAACCCCTCCATCTTCACAAGTTAACCAAGCTGTAAGCTGGCTTTCTTCAGTCATCCCAAATCTGTCCTTGTTTTATTGGCAAAACTTCATGTTGGAATTCCTCTACTTAAGTTTCTGCCACTGAACTGTAATAATTCCTGTCAAAATCACATGATATTCTACATGATTGTGACATAGGTAAATTATACATTTTTTGACAAGTCTGTAGATTTTGTGCCAATCTGTCTCTGCTGTCATTGGGCTAGTTGAGACTGAACTTAAATCTGTTTCTGCTCTTGTTTGTCCACTCAGCCAGAAAATTGTCTGTAATGGTTTCTGTTCCTCTATCCATCAACATACTGCTCATGATCAAATCAGAAAAACCTGGTTTCCACATGTAGACTGCCAATATCCAGCGCTCTCTCACTTCTTGATTTCCCTGCTGTCTCTGATCTGTCTACTCTTTTGTCTGACATCCAATATGgcgtaaaaaaaaatgttcagctAACTTTTGAGAAGCCAAAAGCCATTGTTTTCAGATAACTTAACAAAAGCTGTTCCCTATTCACCACCATCTCTCTCCCTGGTAATGGTCTGAGCCTAAAGCAATCTGttcagagtcatagaattatactgAACCCAAAGATGAAATTTTGATCATCATTTGTAAAACCACCATGTTTGTTTGTCTCCACATTTGTAACATttttgactttaccttttaccAGCTCATCTTTCTAACTACGCTTTTGTTAGCCCTGACCTGACTATTCCAGTGCTCTCTTCCTGCTTCCCACATTCTACCCTCAAAGGTTGAGGTCACCCTGAACTCTGCTATGTTCGAACTGTAATCAAATTACACTCTCATCATCCTTGTGTTTGCTGATTTATACTGGCTCTTGGGTAAGCAgaatctgcattttaaaaattcttgtcTTTGTTTTCAGTACCCTGACTAGTTTCAGTTCTCCCTGTCATTGTAATATTTTCCAACTGTCCAATACCCACCTGTAATTCCTCTGCTCTGTCATTTGGGGGTTGTTGTCCACCTGTAATTTTTATCATCGTTAATGGTGCTCCTGCTGTCAAgagatgaaaatttcaaaattcCTCCTGTCTTTCTTACCTCAATTTTCTCCTTTTGGGGATTGTCCTTAAAGCTACAACTTTGACCAAGTCTTTGGTCATCTTGATATGTGGCAAAGTGCCCAGTTTGGTTTGGTTTCCCCCAAAGTGCCTTTGAATGTTTTGTTACTTTAAAGTTTTCTGTAAAAGCAAGTTGATGTTGAAACAAGTAATGCCATTTCCTGTAGTTGGTCATGAAAATAATAATATATACCTTTTTTTATTGCAGTTTCCCCATGCTGTGATAGGAAAATAAAGTCTACAGAGCTTCTGTTGTGATCAAATGGAGGGTGATGTGGGATTCCGCAATAGGCAAAAATACAAGGAACATAGAAAGCTGCTGGAGAACAGTACATTACCGGAACCATCCTGTCAACTGTCTGCCAATGAATTTTCATGCCATTGCTGCTATGAAATATTAGTAAACCCAACTACTCTAAACTGTGGACATAGTTTCTGTCGACATTGCTTGGCACTGTGGTGGGATGCTTCCAGGAAAACAGAATGTCCAGAATgcagagaaaaatgggaggggtTTCCTAAAGTTAACATTGTTTTAAGGTactgtcaaatttgaatgcatccTTGTCTTCAAAATGCTTTTCAGATACTGaataaaaaaaataacaaaatgctATTCATAATTACAAATTCACTTCATTAATAAATATTCTTAGTTTGGATTCTGAGTGGGAATGTGCAATCAACTACAAAGTTTTTCAAGTGCTAGTGTGCTTGcaggaccagaattgcacaacaCTTCATTGTTGTCAGCCTAACAAAGGTTAACTTAGTTTTAGCTGTCTAATAGCAATGTTATTGACTGCAGTGACAAATTTAGATTTTGTCAATGTAAAACTTTTTGGGATCCAAAGCGACAGCTGAAATCATGTTGTGGTGGTGCTGTCTCCATGTATTATTGTTACCTTGGCCAATGATCATTGATCATTGATCACTGATAGGTAAAAAGTTTTAATCTCCTTGCTCTATTGATAAGATCTTTAAAATGCAATTGCTGTAGAAATATTCAGCTCATCACCAAGCATGTCTGTACTATCAAATTCTGAATTTTATACAATATTTTCTAGTTCATTTATGACTCTGGAAACTGTCTTaagacttttttttgtatttccaAAAATGTCAATTGAAAATGGTTGTATTTGCACCAATCTTAATGATCCCTGATGATTCTGGCCATGAAGTTGCTTAAAGAAATACTCTACTTCTATATTCAATATATGCAAGTGCTTTTCTTTTACAAGCTGTACATGAACATTATCAAGTTTCTTATGGAATATAACTGACAAAGCTCTAACTGTGACTCGCTATGGTAATTGTTATAGTCATTTGTAACTTTGCAAATCTTGATCTGATTCTCTGCTTTTTTTCCAAGTGTTCTCATTAAGTACAATTCTACTTAGAAATACTATGGTAGGAAGCAGTGGGATAGTGGCAATGCCTCTGGATTACTTATCCAGAGGCCAAGGTGAATGCCTTGGGGGtgtgttcaaattccaccacagcagCTGGTAAAAACTTAACACTGAATAAATTAGGATTATAAGGCTCATCTGTGACTGAGCCATGAGTAGTCATTAAAAACTCATCTGATCTCCTGCTCCTTCCAATAGTAATCTTGATTCTTAATTGAACTTAATATCCATTTAGTTCAAGGGCATTTGGGGATGGGTGACAAATGTTGAACTTGCCAGGACTGCTGAACCCTGTGCAAAATTCAGCTGGGGCTTCATTTTTTCTATCATTTAAAAACAAGTAAATATTTACATGTCTCAATGTCATGCATATTTGCCTTCTCTTCTCCTAATCCCCATCCCATCTCCACTTTCCAGGGATGCTGTTGAAAAGTTGTTCCCTGATGATGTTAAACGACGACAGAAGGAGACACAGAACAATATAAAAATCTCTAATAGCATTTTGGCTTTCCAGAAATATGGTAATGAACAGTCTAGAACTATCAACAACTCGGGGCAATGGCGACGAGGTGGTGGCTTTTTCTCAGGAGTGCTAACTTCTCTAACTTGTGTGGCAGTAAGTATCCATTTATGGTCCTGTTATAATGGTTTGTGGTATTCATATCCTGTTAAGTAGTTAAGTCACCATTGGTTTTTACTGTGAATGTTTTCTAAATCAATAATATTTTCCAATCTTGTAATTTGATTGCTAAAGTTACTGAAGCATATATAATCAGTTTTATGAATTCTTCTTAATTGCTAGAAAAAAAGTTAGTACCCCATTTGCACTTTGCGTGTCTTCTACTAAGTAAACACTGATTCTGCTTTGGAGAAGACCTGTTCAAGGGGTAATGATTTTTCCATGTGATATTGTTTCTTAATCTTTTCCTGTTTTAACTGTTTTATCAAGTTTGGCATATAGCCAAATAGTGTAGAAATTTAAATTACAGTTTgatagcaatttttaaaatactgTTAAAAGTCAAATTTAAAGAGAACAACGTTTTTGCTCACTTAGCATTAAATTACTACTGTTTGAAGAGCCTCACTTAAAGGCAATGTTTTCCTTCTTTATGCAATATCTGACCTAGTTTATCTAGTAGTCCCACATTGTTTGTCAAGCTTCAGAACTGTAGCACTTGCTAACTTAAATGCTATTGAGTTGGTTACCTAGCCCATAAgaacaaggccatttggccctttcaaGTTTGCTCTACGATTCAGTTGGATCACTTTCTATGTTCCAAATACCCCATCTGATCTgaaatggatgtaagtttgctcgctgagctgcaaggtttgttTTGAGACGTTTCATCACTGTACTACATAACATcagggagtctcctgtgaagcactgatggtatggcctgctttttatttgtgtttaggtttccttggatcaGTAATTGCATTTCCAGCCGTGATCTAAAGATACCTAAACACAAATTAAAAAGTGGCcctaccaccagtgcttcaccggaggctcactgatgatacctagtttggtgatgaaatgtctgaaaataaacctccagctcagcgagcaaatgcATATCCAGAACCttaaacctgagctacaaatcttctcaactcGCTGATCTGTAATCTAATTCTCTTGCAGAGTGAGGAAAAATGTTAGGCATGAAAAGGCTGATATGCACATGCACGCACCCATTTTAAATCTTATCCCCAGGTTTTGGGTGAGTTTGAAATAGGAAACCTGCTTTCCACAGCTGCTTTGTCTTGACCACACTTATAAACTCTAAGCAGTTcatccctcactcttctaaactccagtgaaactaaatccagcctgtccaacctattTGCTCAATTTAAAAACCTATCCCCAAGACATTTACACCCCAATGTTCTGTTGTTCATGGACTGGAATACCCAGATTCCTCACACCTCTAAATTCTCAGATAAAATACAActgctctttttttttatttttcctgccaatGTGAGCAACATCACATTTTTTCCCATTTTCACTCATCTGCTAtaattttgcccactcacttaacaaGGATGCAGATCAACATGGAGAGAGAATATCATCTTCATATTTGCCTACCTATTTTTATTCGTAAATTTAACTGTCATTATTATCTACTGTTAACACTCCATTCTTACTCCCCTTTGTGTCCCTCAGCTGTCATAATTATAAATTGTAAAACAATGAGGGCTAGCACAGACCCTTGTGGGACTTGCTTGTCATATCCTGCCAATAAAAAGACATAATCCATCCCATGcatactgttttctgccagccagccaatatGTTTAATATGTTGCCTCTTCTATCATGAGGTCCCACTTTGCACAATTTCCTTGTTCATGTCATCACCTAGAAATTAAAGTACATTATATCAATGGGTTTCTCTTATGAACAGCATATTTTACTCATTCAAAGAATTGCAGTAGATCAGTCTTGACTtcgcaaaaccatgctgactgttccaagTGTCCTGTGAAAACCTAATTGATTCTAAAACCTTCCCCACTACAGATATCAGTAGTTTCCTGTTTATTGCCTCCCTCCATTCATGTTAGAGGGGTTACGTTTACTCCTTTCTACTGTCATGGACCTCTTCCTGCATCTAATGAATTTTAAGCAATTTACCATCAACCGCTCATTAGCTACCTCTTCAGGACCTTAGGATATTACCTTCGCTCCATCAGTTTACTCAGTAACATTTTCCTGGCAATTCTAATTACACAAAGTTCTTCTCTTCCTGCAATTTTCTGATCTATGGATATGACTGGAAATTCTTTTTATATCCTCTAAGaatcaaaatatttattcattacaGCTATCTTGTCATTATTATCCACTGTTAACACTCAATTCTTACTCCCCAGCAAACCAGCCCTCAATTTATATTCCTTATCAGGTACCTATAGAAACTCTTACTATCTGGCTTTGCATTACTCATTTGATTTCTCTTGGGCTTTAATTTGTTTTTTCCATCCTGATTAACTTTTTAATATCTTCAAAGATTCTTTATATTGAGTGGTCATGTGACCTGCCACTTTGTACACTTgtatgtttttcctcaaatttacTCTCCTTAACTACTTTAACCATGGATGGTGGGTCACTCCTTTGACTGTTTTCTTTATTGTTGGAAAGTACTTATTCTGAGCATTCTTAAATATCCCTTTAAATGCTTACTATGTTTCAAATGAAATTAGAAAAGGGGTTTATTATTGAAGGTTTTATTCTCAAATGTTTAGTTTTCAATTAAGTGAGTTTGACTGCAGTGGTATTTAGACTCTCTGCTTTTGGTTATTTTTTGTGCTCTGATGCTGATAAATTTCCAAATGTAAGAGATGTGAATTAGCAAAGTTTATAAATGATGGTTGGGGTTCTGTGCACTCAGTTTTACTATAGTTTAGTTGAATGGGAGGAAGGCAACCATAGGTTAATCAGTGCTCAAGTAAAATTCCTGCTTAAAGTGACTTGTGTTTCCTCTTTAATTTTTAATGACCTGTTATTATTTGTTTCATGTTAACCTAATTCCTGCGTTCTTCGGCTTTAAACATAATGAATCTAAGTGTGTAGTATCAAGTTGCATTTAATAAAAACATACAGGACATTGGAAATTATGATGGCTTAAAGGTAGGACATTAAATAGTGATGCTAATTAAATTGCTCTTACAGGGGCATTAGCACTGAAGTTCTTTGGCTACCTCTTTGTTCTAGGTGGTGTTTCTAGTTTATCTCTGGAGCAGAGAAACTGAACAAGATCTTTTAGTACACAAACCTGTGACTAAATGGACTGCAAAGGAAGTGACACTCTGGTTAGagcagttgggccaatgggctactGTTTACAAGGAAAGGTTTTTACAGGAAGAAGTTAATGGAAGGTGAGGCTTACCTTATAAATCCAGCTATGCAAGCTCCTTGCCCCTAGTGCAATTAAAGTGCAGTTCTCCCAATAGCATTGATTGGAACTTCAGGATGTTTCTGTCCTTTTCATTACATATCATAATAAATTAGAATCTCTATTTGTCATACACTATATATCTCCAATCCAAACTGTGAGCACTTAAACTGTCTAAGTTGTTGAGCTACTCTTCTTACGCTATTCTTCATATAAGATTTGTTCAGGAAATTGCTTTCCTATTGAAGCCATTTCCTACTGTGCAGCACTGCTAGCCAAGTGTTTTGTGCCAAGGTCTTCCCTGTCAAAGACCTGGGTGTTTGGAATTAAatttatatccagtatatgtagTTTTCAGAAAATCGTTTTTAACTAGAATATAGTGGATTAAGGGGATCCGAAGTCGCAAGATTCTGAATAATTTAAAGATTTAATCCTAATCTATACAAAAGGAAACTGATTTAATCTTTCAGATGAAGTTATTCCAGAGCGGTTTGGTATAGTCAAAACATTGAAGCCGATTTGACCAGATTTAGTCAATTATGTTGTTGAAAATCTCTTGTCTAGATTGTTCAAATATTTTCTGTTCTTCCATTAAATGTATTTCAGGCTATTATTGACTCTAGGTGAAGAAGAGTTTTCAAAGCCGCCTttcaacattgagagagagcttCATAGAAAAGCCATACTCATGGAATTGGACAATGTGAAAGCACTTGGAGTGAAACCCCCTCAGAATTTATGGGAATACAAGGTAACTCTTTTTGAAATTAGATTGCATACTTTGGAAAAAAACACCATTATCAATGAATGATTTTGATGGAGGCTATAAATGTTAATCTGAAGTTGGCCTCAGATTTGTTCAATTTGAAGTGCATTTTCTGTATCATTTAAGATGCATAACACTGTAGTTCTCTTTAAATTGATTGCAGTTTTTGACTTAGAATATAATCTAACAGGCTTATTGGTGTCCTCGGCTATCagtttgtgtttttatttaacTAAAAGTAACTAAATTTAGTTGTTTTTATTGCTGTCGAATCCAAATACTTACTTTTTCAGGCAATGCATGTAGGCAAGTCACTGTTTCTGCTGTATGCACTGAAGAGCTCCCCACGGCTGACCATGCTGTATCTCTACCTGTTTGATTACTCAGAAATATTTCTGCCACTTATTCACACCATTTCTCCTGAGAAAACAGAGATGACCGAGGATGCAGATATTTTTCGCAAGTACTGGGTAAGAAGTGCAGGTATTTGTTTCATTTAAGCAACAAATCATTTACGAAATAACCTATTTATACTAATGAATTTACTTCCTTGttaatgtttttcttttctgCTGTACCAGAACCTTTAGTGACTAAAGGCATAAAAATTAATTCCTTCGGTTATTTTCTGAACCTTATGCAAAGGTGAAAAAAATTGTGCTTTTATGCTGAATTGAGAATTAACTTGTTCAAGATTTTTAGGTTTAACCCCTCATAAAGTGTGTAGGATCATCACCTTTCTGGTTACCCTGTCCTTATCTACAGCATCATTTGGCAACTTGAAAGCTTTGATTTCTTCTAAACTAGTGTTtagaagtgtactgtaccttaaaaaaattaaaagctagcagaactatctGTCAGCACCGAATGTTCTGGACAAGATACAATGTAaacttttggtccagcagctagtgtagctggttacctggagacaaaaaaaacccaaattcaaattaggccaacagtttaaattatacaatGCAAAATACCAACtgcaatccagtttgaatttagtatattgacaatattgaaAGCCattgacacaatctgatgctttggggaaaGACTGAGAAAAACTGAAtagttggaggagaactgccagaagaccaacagatgtaggctgctagtcagaactgAGGGGTACTTACctggagaaggagtttgcacagaggaaGAACATCAACACCGACCTGGAGAGCACATCTACAGAGGAAAAtgtaaagagaagatttgaccgctggctggttttgaaatttgtattTTACAGTAAATCTTAATCTGGGTTTTATTGGatgagtattatagaagggaaagtgaaagataggctagaggaaggaattgtaaataattaattattctctcttgtactttaagaaataaagttgttaatttttacttcttggtctctcgaattttcacagattactgcatgggataaatcttgtgttgctggtttaaaattaacGGGCGTGaggtttaccccgtgttgtaacactaggttttcttttcatttttagtGGGAATGTCTTGGACCTCTTTTTGTTGATAATTGAGTTTTGAGTATGATTTGCAGGCCATCCATTTGCAGGCCTCCTCTTCTCTCTTTTTTCCCCCCCCAATCTAATTTCTTTCTTGCTTTTTGATTTCCCctcaaatgctgcactccctgatTTGCGTCAAAAATGCAAAGTAAATATTGCTGCTTGTTAAGTCACTGGGTGGTAATTTGGAACCCAATTCAGATTACTTCATTACTCACCAGTCTGAGTCACAAATGTAAATTGTAACACGCAATTAGTAATTGAGTATCGTTTGGAACTTCCATTTTGTTGGTCATGGTTGTGCTGTGAGATTTGAGTGGTACTTTGGCCTGTTTCCATTCAGACATAGAGTTACCATTTTCAGCTTTAGTAGCATAAAACTAATCATCCTAAGTGGGAGATGCAAGCCATTGGATCCAGGAAGTCAGTCAGAAAATTAATTGCTCTCTTGTATTCTCTCCACTTTCTGGTAGTTGGTTTACCAAAACTGCACTTAgattcagagatgtacagcatggaaacagaccgttcagtccaaaccgtccgtgctgaccagatgtcccaactgAATCTAGTCCCTGTACAAAGAAAGGAAATTGGCTTTGTGGCACTCATCAGTATTTGTTGAACAGCAGATTCAAGAGCAACTACTGGATCCTGCTTTTAGAAGTTGGCAATGAGAACACTAAAGTAAAACTTTTAAGGGGAGCTTTGAACACCTGGATATGCACCCTTATGCACAGAAAAATGGAgttgattacaatgggatcttgatcagatgggccaatgggctgaggagtggcagatggagtttaatttagataaaagtgaagtgctgcattttgggaaagtaaatcttagcaggacttatacacttaatggtaagttcctgcagagtgttgctgaagaaagagaccttggagtgcaggttcatagctccttgaaagtagaggtagataggatagtgaagaaggcctttggtatgctttcctttattggtcagtgcattgaatagaAGAGTTagaatgtcatgttgtgactgtataggacgttggttaggccacttttggagtattgtgtgcaattctggtctccttcctgttggaagaatgttgtgaaatatgaatgggttcagaaaagatttacacggatgttgcctgaGTTGGAAGATTTtaagctatgaggagaggctgaataggctggggtgtcctccctggagcatctgagcttgagggatgaccttagaggtttataaaattgaggggcatggaaagatTAAATagttaagtcttttccctggtggggtgggggagtccagaactagagggcattgattcagggtgagaagggaaaggtataaaagggacctaaggggcatttttttcacgcagagggtggtgagtatatagaatgagatgccagaggacgtggtgaagGCTGTACAATGGGTATAAGAATGGGAAAGGtctagatggatatgggccaagtgctggcaaatgggactagattaggttggaatatctggtgggcatggatgagttagactgaagagtctgtttctgtgttgtacacctctttgactctatgactagtaCTCCATTGATCTCAGTCATGTTTGCACCTATAAAAATGCATGTTTGTCTCCCTGTGAGTGACCATCTCCGAATGTCAGTTGATATTTTTTTGAGTCTCATACATTTTAGAACAGATTGCAATTCTCATGATATCCAAAGGTGCTGCTTTTTGACATTGTGACTTAAGATACTGGGGCAAGTAACCAGGTATAGTTGTCTTTTTATTAACAAAT contains the following coding sequences:
- the LOC132825149 gene encoding bifunctional apoptosis regulator-like, whose product is MEGDVGFRNRQKYKEHRKLLENSTLPEPSCQLSANEFSCHCCYEILVNPTTLNCGHSFCRHCLALWWDASRKTECPECREKWEGFPKVNIVLRDAVEKLFPDDVKRRQKETQNNIKISNSILAFQKYGNEQSRTINNSGQWRRGGGFFSGVLTSLTCVAVVFLVYLWSRETEQDLLVHKPVTKWTAKEVTLWLEQLGQWATVYKERFLQEEVNGRLLLTLGEEEFSKPPFNIERELHRKAILMELDNVKALGVKPPQNLWEYKAMHVGKSLFLLYALKSSPRLTMLYLYLFDYSEIFLPLIHTISPEKTEMTEDADIFRKYWSDDISLKQWAEFLVKYSLMPYQLVAEFAWDWLDMHYWTSRFIIVNAVLLSVLEGFAFWRLWMRGGFRAIPQKMWSHFWKVSSQGILVAILWPIIPQFVCDCLFYWALYFNPIINIDLVVKEVRRLETEVP